Proteins from a single region of Mumia flava:
- a CDS encoding AMP-binding protein, with translation MSNVADAVFSHAAGEPERVAVRADGREVTFGRLRDAVGAFAREVRDTGIAPGDRVLLVAPTIPEFVAAYYGLHAAGATLITMNVMATAPEMGYVLEDADASLVVAWQGNADAARTAATAAGLPFRSLAPLDEWDLSDPIEAPVDRDPSDTALIIYTSGTTGRPKGAALAVSAVAAIVDAAEHVLEFSEEDRTGTGLPLFHVFGQIMVMHLAISFGTAVSLLHPFDPRRMVEMIRDDELTVVSGVPTMWVAMLHAAGDATPEDFARLRLASSGGASLPVEVIRAFEERFGTRIREGYGLSETCGWATFAPLDVEPKIGAVGRAVHGVDIEIRDLDGTVVPTGEVGEVWIRGPIVMTGYWNRPDATAEAIQDGWFRTGDLGTLDEDGDLRIVDRLKDLIIRGGYNVYPSEVEEVLYTHPDIVDAAVVGVPDPTYGEEIGAVIVLREGAELDVATLRSWAKERLSAYKVPHLVQFADALPKGPSGKILKRAIDREGLGAPAAQASADTGR, from the coding sequence GTGAGCAACGTCGCCGATGCCGTCTTCTCCCACGCCGCCGGCGAGCCCGAGCGCGTCGCCGTCCGGGCCGACGGCCGCGAGGTCACGTTCGGCCGGCTGCGCGACGCCGTCGGCGCGTTCGCCCGCGAGGTCCGCGACACCGGGATCGCTCCGGGCGACCGGGTCCTGCTGGTCGCGCCGACGATCCCCGAGTTCGTCGCCGCCTACTACGGCCTGCACGCCGCCGGCGCCACGCTGATCACGATGAACGTCATGGCGACCGCGCCCGAGATGGGCTACGTCCTCGAGGACGCCGACGCCTCGCTCGTCGTCGCGTGGCAGGGCAACGCCGACGCCGCCCGTACGGCCGCGACCGCGGCCGGGCTGCCGTTCCGCAGCCTCGCGCCGCTCGACGAGTGGGATCTCTCCGACCCGATCGAGGCGCCGGTCGACCGCGACCCGTCGGACACGGCGCTGATCATCTACACGTCCGGGACCACCGGCCGGCCCAAGGGCGCCGCGCTCGCCGTGTCCGCGGTGGCGGCGATCGTGGACGCTGCGGAGCACGTCCTGGAGTTCAGCGAGGAGGACCGGACCGGCACCGGCCTGCCGCTGTTCCACGTGTTCGGCCAGATCATGGTCATGCACCTGGCGATCTCGTTCGGCACCGCGGTCTCGCTGCTGCACCCGTTCGACCCGCGCAGGATGGTCGAGATGATCCGCGACGACGAGCTCACCGTCGTCTCCGGCGTCCCGACGATGTGGGTCGCGATGCTGCACGCCGCAGGCGACGCGACGCCCGAGGACTTCGCCCGGCTGCGGCTCGCGTCGTCGGGCGGCGCGTCGCTCCCGGTCGAGGTGATCCGCGCGTTCGAGGAGAGGTTCGGCACGAGGATCCGCGAGGGCTACGGGCTGTCCGAGACCTGCGGGTGGGCGACGTTCGCGCCGCTCGACGTCGAACCGAAGATCGGCGCGGTCGGCCGCGCGGTCCACGGCGTCGACATCGAGATCCGCGACCTGGACGGCACGGTCGTCCCGACCGGCGAGGTCGGCGAGGTGTGGATCCGCGGCCCGATCGTGATGACCGGCTACTGGAACCGCCCCGACGCCACCGCCGAGGCGATCCAGGACGGCTGGTTCCGGACCGGCGACCTCGGCACGCTCGACGAGGACGGCGACCTGCGGATCGTCGACCGGCTCAAGGACCTGATCATCCGGGGCGGCTACAACGTCTACCCGAGCGAGGTCGAAGAGGTGCTCTACACCCACCCCGACATCGTCGATGCGGCCGTCGTCGGCGTCCCGGACCCGACGTACGGCGAGGAGATCGGCGCTGTGATCGTGCTGCGCGAGGGCGCCGAGCTCGACGTCGCCACGCTGCGGTCCTGGGCGAAGGAGCGACTGAGCGCGTACAAGGTGCCCCACCTCGTGCAGTTCGCCGACGCGCTGCCGAAGGGGCCGTCGGGCAAGATCCTCAAGCGCGCGATCGACCGTGAGGGGCTGGGTGCCCCCGCGGCTCAGGCCTCCGCGGACACCGGCCGGTGA
- a CDS encoding amidase produces MVGVGDSARAMAAAVAAKEVSARELLEVHLERIDAVNPTVNALVSIDPDRARASADAADARTVSGEPLGPLHGVPVAIKDTHHVEGWRTTFGSPVMADHVSASDELIVERIRAAGAVIVAKTNTPEFASGSHTFNPVFGTTLNPYDTTRSAGGSSGGSAAALASGMVALADGSDMGGSLRNPASFCNVVGLRPTWGRVPTWPTWNLWETVSVQGPLARDVGDLALLLSVIAGPDPRVPTADSTPGATFADPEPADLRGLRVATTIDMGGAFEVEDSVAEVVRAAVDGLASAGAVVEEAYPTLPNAESAFRVLRAWLMEYSLGDLLDSEPEGFKASLADNIRAGRPLSGHDVAVAYAQRTALAQRAHEFFGRYDVLAMPVSQVPPFPAEQEYPSTINGRAQRTYLDWMRSAFFVTVTGCPAMSVPAGFTPDGLPVGLQLVGAAGSEARLLQIAAAYEALSGAGRRRPPLPAA; encoded by the coding sequence ATGGTCGGCGTCGGCGACTCCGCCCGCGCGATGGCGGCGGCCGTCGCCGCGAAGGAGGTCTCGGCCCGCGAGCTGCTCGAGGTGCACCTGGAGCGCATCGACGCGGTGAACCCGACGGTGAACGCGCTGGTGTCGATCGACCCGGACCGCGCGCGGGCGTCCGCCGACGCGGCGGACGCGCGTACGGTCTCCGGAGAGCCGCTCGGACCGCTGCACGGCGTGCCGGTCGCGATCAAGGACACCCATCATGTCGAGGGGTGGCGGACGACGTTCGGGTCGCCGGTGATGGCCGACCACGTCTCGGCGTCCGACGAGCTGATCGTCGAGCGGATCCGCGCCGCCGGTGCGGTGATCGTGGCGAAGACCAACACGCCGGAGTTCGCGTCCGGGTCGCACACGTTCAACCCGGTCTTCGGCACGACCCTCAACCCATACGACACGACCCGGTCGGCGGGCGGTTCCTCCGGTGGGTCGGCGGCGGCGCTCGCGTCGGGGATGGTGGCGCTGGCCGACGGCTCGGACATGGGCGGCTCGCTGCGCAACCCGGCATCGTTCTGCAACGTCGTCGGTCTGCGTCCGACGTGGGGCCGGGTCCCGACCTGGCCGACCTGGAACCTGTGGGAGACCGTGTCGGTCCAGGGGCCGCTGGCACGTGACGTCGGCGACCTGGCGCTGCTGCTCAGCGTGATCGCCGGGCCCGACCCCCGCGTACCGACCGCGGACTCGACACCGGGCGCGACGTTCGCCGACCCCGAGCCGGCCGACCTGCGCGGCCTGCGGGTCGCGACGACGATCGACATGGGTGGCGCGTTCGAGGTCGAGGACTCGGTCGCCGAGGTCGTCCGCGCCGCCGTCGACGGGCTCGCGTCCGCGGGAGCGGTGGTCGAGGAGGCGTATCCGACTCTCCCGAACGCCGAGTCGGCGTTCCGCGTCCTGCGGGCGTGGCTGATGGAGTACTCGCTCGGTGACCTGCTCGACTCCGAACCGGAGGGGTTCAAGGCGTCGCTCGCGGACAACATCCGCGCCGGCCGACCGCTGAGCGGGCACGACGTCGCGGTCGCGTACGCCCAGCGCACGGCGCTCGCCCAGCGCGCTCACGAGTTCTTCGGTCGCTACGACGTGCTCGCGATGCCGGTGAGTCAGGTCCCGCCGTTCCCGGCGGAGCAGGAGTACCCGTCGACGATCAACGGGCGCGCACAGCGGACGTACCTCGACTGGATGCGCTCGGCGTTCTTCGTCACGGTGACGGGGTGTCCCGCGATGAGCGTGCCGGCCGGGTTCACGCCCGACGGTCTGCCGGTCGGGCTCCAGCTCGTCGGCGCGGCGGGCTCGGAGGCGCGCCTGCTCCAGATCGCGGCGGCGTACGAAGCGCTGTCCGGCGCGGGCCGGCGCCGCCCCCCGCTTCCCGCTGCGTGA
- a CDS encoding SRPBCC family protein codes for MKVSGSAVVKAPVHEVWTALLDPAVLVETIPGCESLSATGENAYAMTVSAGVAAIRGTYAGTCTLADLVEHESLTMHAEGAGAPGTIATDVAVRFEDLGDGTTAISYDADAVVGGMIGGVGQRMLTAVSKRMAGEFFGAVDDAITQGMPAQYVDQGSPLVEAERSDDRDQAQPGLAPSAETGTFVRRGAAAAPAGGAIGSADDFVKGAVLGGALVLVGVVVGSLLGRRKR; via the coding sequence ATGAAGGTGTCCGGCAGTGCAGTGGTCAAGGCCCCCGTCCACGAGGTGTGGACGGCGCTGCTCGACCCGGCCGTGCTCGTGGAGACGATCCCCGGCTGCGAGAGCCTGTCGGCGACCGGCGAGAACGCCTACGCGATGACGGTCAGCGCCGGTGTCGCCGCGATCCGCGGGACGTACGCCGGGACCTGCACGCTCGCCGACCTCGTGGAGCACGAGTCGCTGACGATGCACGCCGAGGGGGCCGGAGCGCCCGGGACGATCGCGACCGACGTCGCGGTCCGGTTCGAGGATCTCGGTGACGGCACGACCGCGATCTCCTACGACGCCGACGCGGTCGTGGGCGGGATGATCGGCGGGGTCGGCCAGCGCATGCTGACCGCGGTCAGCAAGCGGATGGCCGGCGAGTTCTTCGGCGCGGTCGACGACGCGATCACGCAGGGCATGCCGGCTCAGTACGTGGACCAGGGTTCGCCGCTGGTCGAGGCGGAGCGGAGCGACGATCGAGACCAGGCACAGCCCGGTCTCGCGCCGAGCGCCGAGACGGGCACCTTCGTACGCCGTGGTGCCGCGGCTGCGCCTGCCGGCGGTGCGATCGGGTCGGCGGACGACTTCGTCAAGGGCGCGGTCCTCGGCGGTGCGCTGGTGCTCGTCGGCGTCGTCGTCGGGTCGCTGCTCGGCCGCCGGAAGCGCTGA
- a CDS encoding phosphotriesterase family protein — MTSIPTATGTIESSDLGRTLVHEHVFVVNEEYRENYEDWDEEQKVADAVRDLRELKSLGMDSIMDPTVLGLGRYIPRIQRIAEQVDLNILVATGVYTYNEIPFQFHYSGPGLLFDVPEPLTELFVKDLTEGIADTGVRAAFLKCAIEEQGLTPGVERVMRAVGQAHVRTGAPITVHTNPHTGSGLVAQKVLAEEGVDLRKVVIGHSGDSVDLDYLTQLADAGSLLGMDRFGLDVLLPFEQRVETIAELVRRGYVESVVIAHDASCFIDWFDPEAKAQVVPNWNYRHISQDVLPALRERGVSDADLETILVHNPRRHFE; from the coding sequence ATGACGTCGATCCCCACCGCCACCGGCACGATCGAGAGCAGCGACCTGGGACGCACCCTCGTCCACGAGCACGTGTTCGTGGTGAACGAGGAGTACCGGGAGAACTACGAGGACTGGGACGAGGAGCAGAAGGTCGCCGACGCGGTCCGCGACCTCCGCGAGCTCAAGAGCCTCGGCATGGACTCGATCATGGACCCGACCGTGCTCGGGCTCGGCCGCTACATCCCGCGGATCCAGCGGATCGCCGAGCAGGTCGACCTCAACATCCTCGTCGCGACGGGGGTCTACACCTACAACGAGATCCCGTTCCAGTTCCACTACTCAGGCCCCGGCCTGCTGTTCGACGTGCCGGAGCCGCTCACCGAGCTGTTCGTCAAGGACCTCACCGAGGGGATCGCCGACACCGGCGTCCGCGCTGCGTTCCTCAAGTGCGCGATCGAGGAGCAGGGCCTCACACCGGGCGTCGAGCGGGTGATGCGCGCCGTCGGCCAGGCGCACGTACGGACGGGCGCGCCGATCACCGTGCACACGAACCCGCACACCGGCTCCGGCCTGGTGGCGCAGAAGGTGCTCGCCGAGGAGGGTGTCGACCTGCGCAAGGTCGTCATCGGCCACTCCGGCGACTCGGTCGACCTCGACTACCTGACGCAGCTCGCCGACGCGGGGTCGCTGCTGGGGATGGACCGGTTCGGGCTCGACGTGCTGCTGCCGTTCGAGCAGCGGGTCGAGACGATCGCCGAGCTCGTCCGGCGCGGGTACGTCGAGAGCGTCGTGATCGCGCACGACGCGTCGTGCTTCATCGACTGGTTCGACCCCGAGGCGAAGGCTCAGGTCGTGCCGAACTGGAACTACCGGCACATCTCCCAGGACGTGCTCCCGGCGTTGCGCGAGCGCGGCGTGTCCGACGCGGACCTCGAGACGATCCTCGTGCACAACCCCCGCCGCCACTTCGAGTAG
- a CDS encoding TetR/AcrR family transcriptional regulator: MSPQAPVRAGSSPSAPATARGVRTRAALVAAARTVFERDGFTDAKVTDIAAEAGCATGSFYTYFASKEEALSVVLYEAQREVLDPAANPPTNDEDPWDAITASHRAYFASYRRNARLMLLMEQVAAIDPEFREIRRRFGHTYAERTARTIAELQDRGLADPELDPFLAARALRAMVTRTAYYAYALGDTVGLDDDADLEALVRTTTRLWRNALQPTPYDR; this comes from the coding sequence GTGAGCCCGCAGGCCCCCGTACGGGCGGGCTCGTCGCCGAGCGCACCGGCGACCGCCCGGGGCGTACGGACCCGCGCCGCGCTCGTCGCCGCCGCGCGCACCGTCTTCGAGCGCGACGGGTTCACCGACGCCAAGGTGACCGACATCGCCGCCGAGGCCGGGTGCGCGACCGGCTCCTTCTACACCTACTTCGCATCGAAGGAGGAGGCGCTCTCGGTCGTGCTGTACGAGGCCCAGCGCGAGGTGCTCGATCCGGCCGCGAACCCGCCGACGAACGACGAGGACCCGTGGGACGCGATCACGGCGAGCCACCGCGCGTACTTCGCGTCCTACCGCCGCAACGCCCGCCTCATGCTGCTGATGGAGCAGGTGGCGGCGATCGACCCGGAGTTCCGCGAGATCCGCCGGCGGTTCGGGCACACGTACGCCGAACGCACTGCCCGCACGATCGCCGAGCTCCAGGACCGCGGCCTCGCCGACCCCGAGCTCGACCCCTTCCTCGCCGCGAGGGCGCTGCGGGCGATGGTGACCCGCACGGCGTACTACGCCTACGCGCTCGGCGACACCGTCGGTCTCGACGACGACGCCGACCTCGAGGCCCTCGTCCGCACCACGACCCGGCTGTGGCGCAACGCCCTCCAGCCCACCCCGTACGACCGGTAG